A region of Kineococcus rhizosphaerae DNA encodes the following proteins:
- a CDS encoding NmrA family NAD(P)-binding protein → MTTTVLLAGATGDLGRRTLRELLHHDVRLRVLTRPGGTAARVDDPRVEVISAAYSDHRALTAAAAGADVVVSTVSGVRPVVVDAQRALLAAALAAGVERFVPSDYSADYRRVAPGGNRNFELRREFAADLDAAPLRATSVLNGMFTELLTGEAPMVLFARRRVLFWSSADQVLDFTTKDDVARTTALVALDPTAPRVVEVAGDRVSARDVARTLTDLTGTPFRLQWAGTAGTLSLAGRVGRLLAKDRDETFPAWQGMQYFADMFSGRAQLHHVDNDRYGPHAWTSVRDVLGQHLARNS, encoded by the coding sequence GTGACCACCACCGTCCTGCTCGCCGGTGCCACCGGCGACCTCGGTCGCCGCACCCTGCGCGAACTCCTGCACCACGACGTGCGCCTACGGGTCCTCACCCGTCCCGGCGGCACGGCGGCCCGCGTCGACGACCCCCGCGTCGAGGTCATCAGCGCCGCCTACTCCGACCACCGCGCCCTCACCGCCGCCGCCGCGGGCGCCGACGTGGTCGTGTCCACCGTCAGCGGGGTGCGGCCCGTGGTCGTCGACGCGCAGCGGGCCCTGCTCGCCGCGGCGCTCGCGGCCGGCGTCGAGCGGTTCGTGCCCTCGGACTACTCCGCCGACTACCGCCGGGTCGCCCCGGGCGGCAACCGGAACTTCGAACTGCGCCGGGAGTTCGCCGCCGACCTCGACGCCGCTCCCCTGCGGGCGACGTCGGTCCTCAACGGCATGTTCACCGAGCTGCTCACCGGCGAGGCGCCGATGGTCCTGTTCGCGCGCCGGCGGGTCCTGTTCTGGTCCTCCGCCGACCAGGTCCTCGACTTCACCACCAAGGACGACGTCGCCCGCACCACCGCCCTGGTCGCCCTCGACCCCACCGCCCCGCGGGTCGTCGAGGTCGCCGGCGACCGGGTCAGCGCCCGCGACGTCGCCCGGACGCTGACCGACCTGACCGGTACCCCCTTCCGGCTGCAGTGGGCCGGCACCGCCGGGACCCTCTCGCTCGCCGGCCGCGTCGGGCGCCTCCTGGCGAAGGACCGCGACGAGACGTTCCCGGCCTGGCAGGGCATGCAGTACTTCGCCGACATGTTCAGCGGCCGGGCGCAGCTGCACCACGTCGACAACGACCGCTACGGCCCCCACGCCTGGACGAGCGTGCGCGACGTGCTCGGGCAGCACCTCGCCCGGAACTCCTAG
- a CDS encoding DUF5808 domain-containing protein, translated as MNTALNTGLNTAVGVGSVLLVALTLLLVPTLSAPTLPLGVSVPRERVTEPVVRRAVRTYRVAVAVLAVLAVLAAVAGRFLVLPTYLLLVTGTVAFVVCRRPIRSAKETRGWFRDVPVRLVAGVGGVSRPPVPVFWYAASAGVLVATAAFGWTRYDELPDPFPTHWGGAGVPDAYSAKGFWSVFGPLVAGAAVLLFLLVLTRLVRVAPLRPRAGDADPLALPLARERAAQSLLGSVTLLATALICALAADGWLHPRRLEFFGPALGVFGAGTVVAVVVCAVRSRVPATPSPAGGAQAPDDDRFWRAGLFYVNRDDPALLVPKRVGVGWTLNFGHRVGAVIGVGLLVLVAVGLVLPLVLSGVS; from the coding sequence GTGAACACCGCTCTGAACACCGGTCTGAACACCGCCGTGGGCGTCGGCAGCGTCCTGCTCGTGGCGCTGACGTTGCTGCTCGTGCCGACCCTGTCGGCGCCGACGCTGCCGCTGGGGGTCTCCGTCCCGCGCGAGCGCGTCACCGAACCCGTCGTGCGCCGGGCGGTGCGGACCTACCGCGTCGCCGTCGCCGTGCTGGCGGTGCTGGCGGTGCTCGCCGCGGTCGCGGGCCGGTTCCTCGTCCTGCCGACCTACCTGCTGCTGGTGACGGGAACCGTGGCGTTCGTCGTGTGCCGCAGACCGATCCGCTCGGCGAAGGAAACCCGGGGGTGGTTCCGCGACGTCCCGGTGCGCCTCGTCGCCGGGGTCGGGGGCGTTTCTCGGCCCCCGGTCCCGGTGTTCTGGTACGCCGCCTCGGCCGGCGTCCTCGTCGCCACGGCCGCGTTCGGCTGGACCCGCTACGACGAGTTGCCCGACCCGTTCCCCACGCACTGGGGCGGTGCCGGGGTTCCCGACGCGTACTCCGCGAAGGGTTTCTGGAGCGTGTTCGGCCCCCTGGTCGCCGGCGCGGCGGTCCTGCTCTTCCTGCTGGTGCTGACCCGGCTCGTCCGGGTCGCGCCGCTGCGCCCGCGGGCCGGGGACGCCGACCCGCTGGCGCTGCCGCTGGCCCGCGAGCGCGCCGCCCAGTCGCTGCTGGGTTCGGTGACGCTGCTCGCGACCGCCCTCATCTGCGCCCTGGCCGCCGACGGCTGGCTGCACCCGCGGCGGCTGGAGTTCTTCGGCCCGGCGCTGGGGGTGTTCGGGGCGGGGACCGTCGTGGCGGTCGTGGTGTGCGCCGTGCGTTCGCGCGTGCCCGCCACCCCGTCCCCGGCGGGCGGGGCGCAGGCCCCCGACGACGACCGGTTCTGGCGGGCGGGGTTGTTCTACGTCAACCGCGACGACCCGGCGCTGCTCGTGCCCAAGCGCGTCGGGGTGGGGTGGACGCTGAACTTCGGGCACCGCGTCGGGGCGGTGATCGGCGTGGGGTTGCTGGTGCTGGTGGCCGTCGGCCTCGTCCTGCCCCTGGTGCTCTCCGGGGTGTCCTAG
- a CDS encoding GntR family transcriptional regulator has translation MPGPVVLELDPLSEVPIYQQIRDRVVEAIAHGTLPVGAPLPSVRALAAEFGVNTATVAKAYDRLRGEGLLRTTSKSGSVVARGPGSGPAAPHVAADWRERLLTLLAEGHAQGVPDVLGECAQVVGNFGRPS, from the coding sequence ATGCCCGGTCCCGTGGTCCTGGAACTGGACCCCCTGTCCGAGGTGCCGATCTACCAGCAGATCCGCGACCGCGTGGTCGAAGCGATCGCGCACGGGACCCTGCCCGTCGGTGCGCCGCTGCCCTCGGTGCGCGCCCTCGCGGCCGAGTTCGGCGTCAACACCGCCACCGTCGCCAAGGCCTACGACCGGTTGCGCGGCGAGGGTCTCCTGCGCACCACGAGCAAGTCCGGGTCCGTCGTCGCGCGCGGACCCGGCAGCGGACCGGCCGCGCCGCACGTCGCCGCGGACTGGCGGGAACGGTTGCTCACGCTCCTCGCCGAAGGGCACGCCCAGGGGGTTCCCGACGTCCTGGGGGAGTGCGCGCAGGTCGTCGGGAACTTCGGGAGGCCTTCGTGA
- a CDS encoding o-succinylbenzoate synthase: MLPDLPDLPDLTDLLDRAHVVRLPLRRRFRGIVEREAVLLDGPAGWGEFAPFLEYGPAESSRWLAAGIEAAWQGFPVARRERVEVNATVPAVPADDVPAVLARFPGCRTAKVKVAEAGADFPTRLREDVARVAAVREALGPAGRVRVDANAGWTLEQAERALTELAPHRLEYAEQPCATLEEMAELRRRLARAGTPVLLAADESVRKAEDPLRVAGLEAADVVVVKVAPLSGVRRALEVAQGCGLPVVVSSALDTSVGIAAGTALAAALPELPFACGLGTAALLAADVVAEPLLPVDGALRVGAVTADPGLLERFRAPADRRAWWRERIAAAHAHLV; encoded by the coding sequence GTGCTCCCCGACCTCCCCGACCTCCCCGACCTCACCGACCTGCTCGACCGCGCCCACGTCGTCCGCCTCCCGCTGCGCCGCCGGTTCCGCGGGATCGTCGAGCGCGAGGCCGTCCTGCTCGACGGCCCGGCCGGGTGGGGGGAGTTCGCGCCGTTCCTGGAGTACGGGCCCGCAGAGTCCTCCCGCTGGCTCGCCGCCGGGATCGAGGCCGCCTGGCAGGGGTTCCCCGTCGCCCGGCGGGAGCGGGTCGAGGTCAACGCGACCGTGCCCGCCGTCCCCGCCGACGACGTGCCCGCCGTCCTGGCCCGCTTCCCCGGCTGCCGCACCGCGAAGGTGAAGGTCGCCGAGGCCGGCGCCGACTTCCCGACCCGGCTGCGCGAGGACGTCGCGCGCGTCGCCGCCGTCCGCGAGGCGCTGGGCCCGGCCGGCAGGGTCCGCGTCGACGCCAACGCCGGGTGGACGCTCGAGCAGGCCGAACGCGCCCTCACCGAGCTCGCCCCGCACCGCCTGGAGTACGCCGAACAGCCCTGCGCGACGCTGGAGGAGATGGCCGAGCTGCGCCGCCGCCTGGCCCGCGCCGGGACGCCCGTGCTGCTCGCCGCCGACGAGAGCGTGCGCAAGGCCGAGGACCCGCTGCGCGTGGCCGGGCTGGAGGCGGCCGACGTCGTCGTCGTCAAGGTCGCCCCGCTGTCGGGGGTCCGCCGGGCCCTGGAGGTGGCGCAGGGCTGCGGGCTGCCCGTCGTGGTGTCCTCCGCGCTCGACACCAGCGTCGGCATCGCGGCCGGGACGGCGCTCGCGGCCGCGCTGCCCGAGCTGCCGTTCGCGTGCGGGCTGGGCACGGCGGCCCTGCTGGCGGCCGACGTCGTCGCCGAGCCGCTGCTGCCCGTCGACGGGGCGCTGCGCGTGGGGGCCGTCACGGCCGACCCCGGCCTCCTGGAACGGTTCCGGGCCCCCGCCGATCGGCGGGCCTGGTGGCGCGAGCGGATCGCCGCCGCGCACGCGCACCTGGTGTGA
- a CDS encoding 1,4-dihydroxy-2-naphthoyl-CoA synthase, translating into MSALDGVSETFDPSAWAEVPGFEDLQDITYHRSTVEGAARGTVRIAFDRPEVRNAFRPGTVDELARTLDHARRTPDVGCVLLTGNGPSPKDGGWAFCSGGDQRIRGRSGYQYADGETADTVDERRTKAEGGRLHVLEVQRLIRFMPKVVIAVVPGWAAGGGHSLHVVADLTLASAEHARFKQTDADVGSFDAGYGSAYLARQVGQKFAREIFFLGRPYTAEQAHAMGMVNAVVPHAELETVALQWAAEINGKSPTAQRMLKFAFNAVDDGMVGQQVFAGEATRLAYMTDEAVEGRDAFLGKREPDWSPFPWYF; encoded by the coding sequence GTGTCGGCCCTGGACGGTGTGAGCGAGACCTTCGACCCCTCGGCGTGGGCGGAGGTGCCCGGTTTCGAGGACCTGCAGGACATCACGTACCACCGCAGCACGGTGGAGGGTGCGGCGCGCGGGACCGTCCGCATCGCCTTCGACCGGCCCGAGGTCCGCAACGCGTTCCGGCCCGGGACGGTCGACGAGCTGGCCCGCACCCTCGACCACGCCCGCCGCACCCCCGACGTCGGCTGCGTCCTGCTGACGGGCAACGGCCCGAGCCCGAAGGACGGCGGGTGGGCGTTCTGCTCCGGCGGCGACCAGCGCATCCGCGGGCGCTCGGGGTACCAGTACGCCGACGGCGAGACGGCCGACACCGTCGACGAGCGCCGCACGAAGGCCGAGGGCGGGCGGCTGCACGTCCTGGAGGTGCAGCGGCTCATCCGGTTCATGCCGAAGGTCGTCATCGCCGTCGTCCCCGGCTGGGCCGCCGGCGGCGGGCACTCCCTGCACGTCGTCGCGGACCTGACGCTGGCGAGCGCCGAGCACGCCCGGTTCAAGCAGACCGACGCCGACGTCGGCTCGTTCGACGCGGGCTACGGGTCGGCGTACCTGGCCCGGCAGGTGGGGCAGAAGTTCGCCCGCGAGATCTTCTTCCTGGGCCGGCCCTACACCGCCGAGCAGGCGCACGCGATGGGCATGGTCAACGCCGTCGTCCCGCACGCCGAGCTGGAAACCGTTGCGCTGCAGTGGGCCGCGGAGATCAACGGCAAGTCTCCGACGGCGCAGCGGATGCTGAAGTTCGCGTTCAACGCCGTCGACGACGGCATGGTCGGCCAGCAGGTGTTCGCCGGGGAGGCGACGCGGCTGGCGTACATGACCGACGAGGCCGTCGAGGGCCGCGACGCGTTCCTGGGCAAGCGGGAGCCGGACTGGTCGCCGTTCCCCTGGTACTTCTGA
- a CDS encoding helix-turn-helix domain-containing protein produces MSTPTSAPTSASADRRASRRELGAFLRARREGSDPVALGLPRTARRRTPGLRREELATLAGISATWYASLEQGRDVQPSDDVLAAVAEALRLDPVAREHLFTLAGGRTAPAAPEVLAPEVAAVPALLGPAPSYVTGRTTDVLAWNAAAAEFFPGFLDRADGTGRVPNLACWVFLDPAAREVLVEWIDVAQSVLARVRAAAGRHRGDAAFAALERELRTGSAEADAWWPRYDIAGSGAGTKELRHPVRGRISLSHASFTVAGAPEQVLVVYSPL; encoded by the coding sequence ATGAGCACCCCCACCAGCGCCCCGACCAGCGCCTCCGCCGACCGGCGCGCCTCCCGCCGCGAGCTGGGCGCGTTCCTGCGCGCCCGCCGGGAGGGGAGCGACCCTGTGGCGCTGGGCCTGCCGCGCACGGCCCGCCGCCGCACCCCGGGGCTGCGCCGCGAGGAGCTCGCGACCCTGGCCGGCATCTCCGCCACCTGGTACGCGTCCCTGGAGCAGGGCCGGGACGTGCAGCCCTCCGACGACGTGCTCGCCGCGGTCGCCGAGGCGCTGCGGCTGGACCCGGTGGCCCGCGAGCACCTGTTCACCCTCGCCGGGGGCCGGACCGCGCCGGCCGCTCCCGAGGTGCTGGCCCCCGAGGTGGCCGCCGTGCCCGCCCTGCTGGGGCCCGCTCCCAGCTACGTCACGGGCCGCACGACCGACGTCCTGGCCTGGAACGCGGCCGCCGCGGAGTTCTTCCCCGGCTTCCTCGACCGGGCCGACGGCACCGGCCGGGTGCCGAACCTCGCCTGCTGGGTGTTCCTGGACCCCGCCGCGCGCGAGGTGCTCGTGGAGTGGATCGACGTCGCGCAGTCGGTGCTGGCCCGCGTCCGCGCCGCCGCCGGCCGCCACCGGGGGGACGCCGCCTTCGCGGCGCTGGAACGGGAGCTGCGCACCGGCAGCGCCGAGGCCGACGCCTGGTGGCCCCGCTACGACATCGCCGGGTCCGGGGCGGGCACCAAGGAGCTGCGGCACCCCGTGCGGGGCCGCATCTCCCTGTCGCACGCCTCGTTCACGGTCGCCGGGGCCCCGGAGCAGGTGCTCGTCGTCTACTCCCCGCTCTGA
- a CDS encoding zinc-binding dehydrogenase: MKAWQMFSPDDGLRLVEVPDPSEAPVRGGGVVLDVLAAHVPAYTDVLVAGGRGGFPTPIVLGPGGIGRVRAVADDVFGVRPGDVVVVDGLFRTGRAEDPEEAILGWTGLGGDRPTPTTDRVRDVWRDGTFAQRAVLPERCLVALPGAAGHDPVRLAFLPWLAIAGEAVERGGVAAGQSVAVVGATGSLGTAALLVALSRGAGTVVAAGRDRAVLAELAALDPRVRTVALTGSREVDGPALRAAAGPVDVVVDALGAVPHAEATMSGYDAVRTDGTWVLVGGVRQDLPIPYGQFMHRRLTLRGSWMARPATTTALWRSIRAGVLDLSGLRPQVVDLADPGAALRVAAATGGPSYAVLVP, translated from the coding sequence GTGAAGGCCTGGCAGATGTTCTCACCCGACGACGGGCTGCGGCTCGTCGAAGTCCCCGACCCCTCGGAGGCGCCCGTGCGCGGCGGCGGCGTCGTCCTCGACGTCCTCGCCGCGCACGTCCCCGCCTACACCGACGTCCTCGTGGCCGGTGGCCGCGGCGGGTTCCCGACCCCGATCGTCCTGGGCCCCGGCGGGATCGGCCGGGTGCGGGCCGTGGCCGACGACGTGTTCGGGGTCCGCCCCGGCGACGTCGTCGTCGTGGACGGCCTGTTCCGCACCGGCCGCGCCGAGGACCCCGAGGAGGCCATCCTCGGCTGGACGGGCCTCGGCGGGGACCGGCCCACACCCACGACGGACCGCGTCCGGGACGTGTGGCGCGACGGGACGTTCGCCCAGCGGGCCGTCCTGCCCGAGCGCTGCCTCGTGGCGCTGCCGGGCGCGGCCGGCCACGACCCGGTCCGGCTGGCCTTCCTGCCGTGGCTGGCCATCGCGGGCGAGGCCGTCGAGCGCGGCGGGGTCGCGGCCGGGCAGTCGGTCGCGGTCGTCGGGGCGACGGGGTCGCTGGGGACCGCGGCCCTGCTCGTGGCCCTGTCGCGCGGGGCGGGCACGGTCGTCGCCGCCGGTCGCGACCGCGCGGTCCTGGCCGAGCTCGCGGCGCTGGACCCGCGGGTGCGCACGGTCGCCCTCACCGGGTCGCGGGAGGTCGACGGCCCGGCCCTGCGCGCGGCCGCCGGTCCCGTGGACGTCGTGGTGGACGCCCTCGGCGCGGTCCCGCACGCCGAGGCGACCATGAGCGGGTACGACGCCGTGCGCACCGACGGCACGTGGGTCCTCGTCGGCGGCGTGCGCCAGGACCTGCCGATCCCCTACGGGCAGTTCATGCACCGCCGGCTCACGCTGCGCGGGTCGTGGATGGCGCGGCCGGCCACGACGACGGCCCTGTGGCGCTCGATCCGCGCCGGGGTGCTGGACCTGTCCGGGCTGCGTCCGCAGGTCGTCGACCTGGCCGACCCCGGCGCCGCCCTGCGGGTGGCCGCCGCGACCGGGGGCCCGAGCTACGCGGTCCTCGTGCCCTGA
- a CDS encoding bifunctional diguanylate cyclase/phosphodiesterase produces MQVLDPSLAPVVAGTAVVVAAGAVVVAGSLWRRTVSTRCALAAVRARLTALEQDRRSVEVDPVTGLPRGVAFAAVVAAARSGPPVALLHVDLLGFRTVNGTHGRAAGDAVLVEVARRLRRAVRGADELARLGGDEFAVLLTDPDAAVDVAVRLLAVLAEPHEVAGARVQVRAAIGVAHSRAAGADLLRAAEAALARAKAAGGACVRVWDEAEDLRGERTRRTVEALRAAVCAPTPGNHLERHYQPTVDVESLAVTGVECLVRWHRDGRLVGPEEFVPLAERHGLVSDLGLLVLEGAVADLPALRAAAGHPLVLAVNVSAPQLQDPRLAPAVARAVAGLGDGRLVLEMTESVLVAEDDATAQALDALVAAGGHLTVDDFGTGYATLAYLRRRPFSAFKVDRSYVREIETDPRTRALVEGLVLLAATVGLGLVVEGVDTQGQADLLQRMGAPTQQGYLHARPQPLEAAVADLRRLRAELTARGTAQDAARGTAQGTAQGTRTA; encoded by the coding sequence GTGCAGGTGCTGGACCCCTCGCTCGCCCCCGTCGTCGCGGGAACGGCCGTCGTCGTGGCGGCCGGGGCCGTCGTGGTGGCCGGGAGCCTGTGGCGGCGCACCGTCAGCACGCGGTGCGCGCTGGCCGCGGTCCGGGCCCGGCTGACGGCCCTGGAGCAGGACCGGCGCTCGGTGGAGGTCGACCCGGTCACGGGGCTGCCCCGCGGGGTCGCGTTCGCCGCGGTCGTCGCCGCCGCCCGCTCCGGGCCCCCGGTCGCGCTGCTGCACGTGGACCTGCTCGGCTTCCGCACCGTCAACGGCACGCACGGCCGGGCCGCGGGGGACGCGGTCCTGGTCGAGGTCGCCCGCCGGCTGCGCAGGGCCGTGCGGGGCGCCGACGAGCTGGCCCGGCTCGGGGGTGACGAGTTCGCCGTCCTGCTGACCGACCCCGACGCCGCCGTCGACGTCGCGGTCCGGTTGCTCGCGGTGCTGGCCGAACCCCACGAGGTCGCCGGCGCGCGCGTGCAGGTGCGGGCCGCGATCGGGGTCGCGCACTCGCGCGCGGCCGGCGCCGACCTGCTGCGCGCCGCCGAAGCGGCCCTGGCCCGGGCCAAGGCGGCCGGGGGTGCGTGCGTGCGGGTCTGGGACGAGGCCGAGGACCTGCGCGGGGAGCGGACCCGCAGGACCGTCGAGGCGCTGCGCGCCGCCGTGTGCGCGCCGACGCCCGGCAACCACCTGGAACGGCACTACCAGCCGACCGTCGACGTGGAGTCCCTCGCCGTGACGGGGGTGGAGTGCCTGGTGCGCTGGCACCGCGACGGGCGGCTGGTCGGGCCCGAGGAGTTCGTTCCGCTCGCCGAGCGCCACGGCCTGGTGAGCGACCTGGGGCTGCTGGTCCTCGAGGGGGCCGTCGCGGACCTGCCCGCCCTGCGCGCCGCCGCCGGCCACCCCCTCGTGCTCGCCGTCAACGTCTCGGCTCCCCAGCTGCAGGACCCGCGCCTGGCGCCCGCGGTCGCACGGGCCGTGGCGGGGCTGGGCGACGGCAGGCTCGTGCTGGAGATGACCGAGAGCGTCCTGGTCGCCGAGGACGACGCCACCGCGCAGGCCCTCGACGCCCTCGTCGCGGCCGGCGGGCACCTGACGGTCGACGACTTCGGCACCGGGTACGCCACGCTCGCCTACCTGCGCCGGCGGCCCTTCTCGGCGTTCAAGGTCGACCGGTCCTACGTCCGGGAGATCGAGACCGACCCCCGCACCCGGGCCCTCGTGGAGGGACTCGTGCTCCTCGCGGCGACCGTCGGCCTCGGCCTGGTCGTCGAGGGCGTCGACACGCAGGGCCAGGCGGACCTCCTGCAGCGCATGGGCGCCCCCACGCAGCAGGGGTACCTGCACGCCCGGCCCCAGCCGCTCGAGGCGGCGGTCGCCGACCTGCGGCGGCTGCGGGCCGAGCTCACCGCCCGGGGCACGGCTCAGGACGCCGCTCGGGGGACCGCTCAGGGGACTGCTCAGGGCACGAGGACCGCGTAG